The following are encoded in a window of Solidesulfovibrio magneticus RS-1 genomic DNA:
- the hflC gene encoding protease modulator HflC, which translates to MKTSLVIGIVVAFFVAVAVSQSLYVVDQTETAIVLQLGKPVDGPIKPGLHFKLPFVQNVVYFDARLMEYDAKTAEVLTLDKKNLVVDNYARWRITDPLQFYRTLRTLSRATARLDDIIYAELRVALGQYTLLDVVSTKRDVIMGEVTTKSSRLLSPYGIEVVDVRIKRTDLPPENAQAIYGRMQAERERQAKLYRSEGWEEMEKIKSGADKERAVLLAEAERQAEVLRGQGDAEAAAVWAEAVSKSPDFFGFTRSLEAYHKAFAKNSRLFLTPDSPFLKYLR; encoded by the coding sequence GTGAAAACGTCGCTTGTCATCGGGATCGTGGTCGCCTTTTTCGTGGCCGTGGCCGTTTCCCAATCTCTCTACGTGGTGGATCAGACCGAGACGGCCATTGTGCTGCAGCTCGGCAAGCCCGTGGACGGCCCCATCAAGCCGGGGCTGCATTTCAAGCTGCCCTTTGTGCAAAACGTGGTCTACTTCGACGCCCGGCTCATGGAATACGACGCCAAGACGGCCGAAGTGCTGACCCTGGACAAGAAAAACCTGGTGGTCGACAATTACGCCCGCTGGCGCATCACCGACCCCTTGCAGTTCTACCGGACCCTGCGCACCCTGTCCCGGGCCACGGCCCGCCTGGACGACATCATCTACGCCGAGTTGCGCGTGGCCCTGGGCCAATATACGCTGCTCGACGTCGTTTCCACCAAGCGCGACGTCATCATGGGCGAGGTGACCACCAAGTCCTCGCGGCTGTTGTCGCCCTACGGCATCGAAGTGGTGGACGTGCGCATCAAGCGCACCGACCTGCCTCCGGAAAACGCTCAGGCCATCTACGGGCGGATGCAGGCCGAGCGCGAGCGTCAAGCCAAGCTCTACCGGTCCGAGGGCTGGGAAGAAATGGAGAAGATCAAGTCGGGCGCCGACAAGGAGCGGGCCGTGCTTTTGGCCGAAGCCGAACGTCAGGCCGAGGTGTTGCGCGGCCAGGGCGACGCCGAAGCTGCTGCCGTGTGGGCCGAGGCCGTGAGCAAGTCTCCGGACTTTTTCGGTTTCACCCGCAGCCTGGAGGCCTACCACAAGGCCTTCGCCAAAAACAGCCGGCTCTTTTTGACGCCGGACAGCCCCTTCCTCAAATATCTGCGCTGA
- the hflK gene encoding FtsH protease activity modulator HflK yields the protein MNWDWDKLSEQKRRQGSPIPDPGRLGEDLADRLSDMKKRLPGGPKIIIGVLALLWAASGIYIVEPDEAGVVQRFGAYAYSTGPGPHYHLPFPIETVKTPKVSQVRRVEVGFRSSSRDGMTTQSRAVPEESLMLTGDENIVDVQFIVQYQISNPVDYLFKVDRPDETVKSAAEAAMREVIGDAKIDTVLTSGKVTVQDDTKRVLQAMLQLYNCGVEVVAVQLQDVHPPKQVVDAFKDVASAREDKIRFINEADAYSNDILPKARGRSAAIINEAGAYREQVIRRAKGGADRFTALRTEYDKAPAVTRQRLFIEGMETLLANPELDKLIMSDEAARQAVPYLPLEAVRPGHKAPETTASPSAGPAKAKGGAQ from the coding sequence ATGAACTGGGATTGGGACAAGCTCTCGGAGCAAAAACGCCGCCAGGGATCTCCGATTCCGGACCCTGGACGGCTTGGCGAGGACCTGGCCGACAGATTGTCGGATATGAAAAAACGGCTGCCCGGCGGCCCCAAAATCATCATCGGCGTCCTGGCGCTGTTGTGGGCGGCCAGCGGCATCTACATCGTGGAACCCGACGAGGCCGGCGTGGTGCAGCGCTTTGGCGCTTACGCCTATTCCACCGGACCGGGGCCGCACTACCATTTACCGTTTCCCATCGAGACCGTAAAGACCCCGAAAGTATCCCAGGTGCGCCGGGTGGAGGTGGGCTTCCGTTCCTCCTCCCGCGACGGCATGACCACGCAGTCCCGGGCCGTTCCCGAGGAATCGCTCATGCTCACCGGGGATGAAAACATCGTCGATGTGCAGTTTATCGTCCAGTATCAGATCAGCAACCCCGTGGACTACCTCTTCAAGGTGGACCGGCCGGACGAAACCGTCAAAAGCGCGGCCGAGGCGGCCATGCGCGAGGTCATCGGCGACGCCAAGATCGACACCGTGCTCACCTCGGGCAAGGTCACGGTGCAAGACGACACCAAACGCGTGCTTCAGGCCATGCTTCAGCTGTACAACTGCGGCGTGGAAGTGGTGGCCGTGCAGCTTCAGGACGTGCATCCGCCCAAGCAGGTGGTGGACGCCTTCAAGGACGTGGCCAGCGCCCGGGAAGACAAGATCCGTTTCATCAACGAGGCCGACGCCTATTCCAACGACATCCTGCCCAAGGCCCGGGGCCGTTCGGCGGCCATCATCAACGAGGCCGGGGCCTATCGGGAGCAGGTCATCCGCCGGGCCAAGGGCGGCGCGGACCGTTTCACGGCCCTTCGCACCGAATACGACAAGGCCCCGGCCGTGACCCGGCAGCGCCTTTTTATCGAAGGCATGGAAACGCTTTTGGCCAACCCCGAGCTGGACAAGCTCATCATGAGCGACGAGGCGGCCCGGCAGGCCGTGCCCTATTTGCCCCTGGAAGCGGTAAGGCCCGGACACAAGGCCCCTGAAACCACGGCCAGCCCGTCCGCGGGACCGGCCAAGGCCAAGGGAGGCGCCCAGTGA
- a CDS encoding phosphomannomutase/phosphoglucomutase: MKPITPAPFRAYDIRGIVDADFDEEWVERLGRALGTFFLRRGHSQAVVGHDCRLTSPGYQAQLAAGLASCGVDVVCLGMVPSPVFYYAVKALGRRAGAVVTASHNPSEFNGFKVWSGETTIHTDDIREIYDIMAAGEFPSGTGIVCEHDIKPSYIEHVAEQMVLPRTVSVVVDGGNGAGGLVCCDVLRQAGARVTPLYCEPDGRFPNHHPDPVIHKNIADLAARVVAEGADFGVGLDGDADRIGVVDNTGRLLYGDQLLAIYARAVLQNHPGATVIGEVKCSHLLYKDIAAHGGDPLMAATGHSLIKSKMRETGAILAGEMSGHMFFADRYYGFDDAIYAAARLAEIVAASSTPLSEMLADWPATVNTPEIRVDCPDAIKFAVVDKAKRHFTNGYDVIDVDGVRLTFPDGWGLLRASNTQPALVVRFEAENETRLDEIRRLIEEPVTAWIKELS; this comes from the coding sequence ATGAAACCAATCACGCCCGCGCCGTTTCGGGCCTATGACATCAGGGGAATCGTCGACGCCGACTTCGACGAGGAATGGGTGGAGCGCCTTGGCCGGGCGCTTGGAACGTTTTTCCTGCGCCGGGGCCACAGCCAGGCCGTGGTCGGCCACGACTGCCGTCTGACCTCACCGGGCTACCAGGCCCAGTTGGCCGCCGGACTGGCCTCCTGCGGCGTGGATGTGGTCTGCCTGGGCATGGTCCCAAGCCCGGTCTTCTACTACGCCGTCAAGGCCCTAGGCCGCCGGGCCGGCGCGGTGGTGACGGCCAGTCACAATCCTTCGGAATTCAACGGATTCAAGGTCTGGTCCGGAGAAACCACCATCCACACCGACGACATCCGGGAAATCTACGACATCATGGCCGCCGGGGAATTCCCTTCGGGCACGGGCATCGTGTGCGAACACGACATCAAGCCGTCGTACATCGAGCACGTGGCCGAGCAGATGGTGCTGCCCCGGACCGTCTCGGTGGTGGTGGACGGCGGCAACGGAGCCGGCGGCCTCGTCTGCTGCGACGTGCTGCGCCAGGCCGGAGCCCGGGTCACGCCCCTTTACTGCGAGCCCGACGGCCGCTTTCCCAACCATCATCCCGATCCCGTCATCCACAAGAACATCGCCGACCTGGCCGCCCGGGTCGTGGCCGAGGGCGCGGACTTCGGCGTGGGCCTTGACGGCGACGCCGACCGCATCGGCGTGGTGGACAACACCGGCCGGCTGCTCTACGGCGACCAGCTCCTGGCCATCTACGCCCGGGCCGTGCTCCAAAACCATCCCGGAGCCACGGTCATCGGCGAGGTCAAGTGCAGCCACCTGCTCTATAAAGACATCGCCGCCCACGGCGGCGATCCCCTCATGGCCGCCACCGGCCATTCGCTCATCAAATCCAAAATGCGCGAAACCGGGGCCATCCTGGCCGGCGAGATGAGCGGCCACATGTTTTTCGCCGACCGCTACTACGGTTTCGACGACGCCATCTACGCCGCCGCCCGGCTGGCCGAGATCGTGGCCGCCTCGTCCACGCCCCTGTCCGAGATGCTGGCCGACTGGCCGGCCACGGTCAACACGCCGGAAATCCGCGTCGATTGCCCCGACGCCATCAAGTTCGCGGTGGTGGACAAGGCCAAACGGCACTTTACCAATGGTTACGACGTCATCGACGTGGACGGCGTGCGCCTGACCTTCCCGGACGGTTGGGGACTGCTTCGCGCCTCCAACACCCAGCCGGCCCTGGTGGTGCGCTTCGAAGCCGAGAACGAGACGCGCCTGGACGAAATCCGCCGTCTCATCGAGGAACCGGTGACAGCCTGGATCAAGGAGCTTTCCTAG
- a CDS encoding efflux RND transporter periplasmic adaptor subunit, producing the protein MRIFKWLFLLALLTAGGYFGYKHYTKKPEPPRVIATAEASLGNVRKVLEATGIIKAQVGAIVKIGARATGTIKEMHVKVGDEVKRDQLIAVIDSRELRSQLDEAEARLARANAELSQVETVYPRRIAEAEAELRLSQAKYDYAASTLKRQDELFRKELVARDVLDAARRDNLVSQNEVLAREASLVRVRTEFEKELIKAQRVRDEAQAVIDSANTKISYTRIVSPIDGVVALVTSQAGETVVAGLQVANLITVLDPSRLEMWIYVDETDVGQVKAAMPVEFRVDAYPGTTFKGSVNQIYPQPEIRDNIVYYQALVRLDPAESSKLRPEMTTQCQIVVQEKKGVLVIPNAALKWIGDKQVVFAVTEGGGVREVQPKLGLEGLNETEIVEGLAPGEKVATQIVLPGLAAPTINAPKANRPGGGR; encoded by the coding sequence ATGCGCATATTCAAATGGCTTTTCCTGCTCGCCCTCCTTACCGCCGGGGGCTACTTCGGCTACAAACACTACACCAAAAAACCCGAGCCGCCCCGGGTCATCGCCACGGCCGAGGCTAGCCTGGGCAACGTGCGCAAGGTGTTGGAGGCTACGGGCATCATCAAGGCCCAGGTCGGCGCCATCGTCAAGATCGGCGCCCGGGCCACAGGCACCATCAAGGAAATGCACGTCAAGGTCGGCGACGAGGTCAAGCGCGACCAGCTCATCGCCGTCATCGACTCCCGGGAGCTGCGCTCCCAGCTCGACGAGGCCGAGGCCCGGCTGGCCCGGGCCAATGCCGAGCTGTCCCAGGTCGAAACCGTCTACCCCCGCCGCATCGCCGAAGCCGAAGCCGAACTGCGCCTGTCCCAGGCCAAGTACGACTACGCCGCCTCCACGCTCAAGCGCCAGGATGAGCTGTTCCGCAAGGAACTCGTGGCCCGCGACGTCCTGGACGCCGCCCGCCGCGACAATCTGGTCAGCCAAAACGAGGTGCTGGCCCGAGAGGCCTCCCTGGTGCGGGTGCGCACGGAATTCGAAAAGGAACTCATCAAGGCCCAGCGCGTCCGGGACGAGGCCCAGGCCGTCATCGACTCGGCCAACACCAAGATTTCCTATACCCGCATCGTCAGCCCCATCGACGGCGTGGTGGCCCTGGTCACCTCCCAGGCCGGCGAGACCGTGGTGGCCGGCCTGCAAGTGGCTAATCTCATCACCGTCCTTGACCCCAGCCGCCTGGAAATGTGGATCTACGTGGACGAGACCGACGTCGGCCAGGTCAAGGCCGCCATGCCGGTAGAATTCCGGGTGGACGCCTACCCCGGCACGACCTTCAAGGGCAGCGTCAACCAGATCTATCCCCAGCCCGAGATCCGCGACAACATCGTCTACTACCAGGCCCTGGTGCGCCTGGACCCGGCCGAATCGTCCAAGCTGCGCCCGGAAATGACCACCCAGTGCCAGATCGTGGTGCAGGAGAAAAAGGGCGTGCTGGTCATTCCCAACGCGGCGCTCAAGTGGATCGGCGACAAGCAGGTGGTCTTCGCCGTGACCGAGGGTGGCGGCGTGCGCGAGGTGCAGCCCAAGCTCGGCCTGGAGGGGCTTAACGAAACCGAGATCGTCGAAGGCTTAGCCCCGGGCGAAAAGGTGGCTACCCAGATCGTGCTGCCGGGCCTGGCCGCGCCGACCATAAACGCCCCCAAGGCCAACCGTCCGGGCGGCGGCCGATGA
- a CDS encoding ABC transporter ATP-binding protein, producing MTGQASPGEGEPLIRLTDVTRSYVMGGVANTVLSGVTLDIAAGEFAAIMGPSGSGKSTLLHILGLLDRPTSGSYRLRGQETGTLSDDALSHLRNQAIGFVFQSFYLIPYATALDNVLLPGLYSDAPRAALVRRAGELLDKVGLSAQARHKPSQLSGGQQQRVALARSLINDPDLILADEPTGQLDSGTSREIMELLAAINRDAGKTVIVVTHDPDTAAYARRQILVTDGRVARS from the coding sequence ATGACCGGCCAGGCGTCCCCCGGCGAAGGCGAGCCGCTTATCCGCCTAACCGACGTCACCCGCAGCTACGTCATGGGCGGCGTGGCCAACACGGTGCTCTCCGGGGTGACCCTGGACATCGCGGCCGGCGAATTCGCGGCCATCATGGGCCCGTCGGGCTCTGGCAAGTCCACTCTGCTCCACATCCTGGGCCTGCTCGACCGCCCCACTTCCGGCAGCTACCGGCTGCGCGGCCAAGAGACCGGCACGCTGTCCGACGACGCCCTGTCCCATCTGCGAAACCAAGCCATTGGCTTCGTCTTCCAGAGCTTTTACCTCATCCCTTACGCCACCGCCCTGGACAACGTGCTGCTCCCGGGGCTCTACAGCGACGCCCCGCGCGCGGCCCTTGTCCGGCGGGCGGGAGAACTCCTGGACAAGGTCGGGCTGTCGGCCCAGGCCCGACACAAGCCTTCCCAGCTCTCCGGCGGCCAGCAGCAGCGCGTGGCCCTGGCCAGGTCGCTTATAAACGACCCGGACCTCATCCTGGCCGACGAACCCACCGGCCAGCTCGATTCCGGCACCAGCCGCGAAATCATGGAACTCCTCGCCGCCATCAACCGCGACGCCGGCAAGACGGTCATCGTCGTCACCCACGACCCGGACACCGCCGCCTACGCCCGTCGCCAGATTCTCGTGACCGATGGCCGTGTGGCGCGTTCTTAG
- a CDS encoding ABC transporter permease, translated as MAVWRVLSRYPRLLWRLQGVAGQALLAHKARSFFVVAAVAMGIAALTVIVASVDGARRKALEIVDFFGPDAVLVLGGDIENRPVGQRTNTLTWSDARAIARSLPGAYAVLPMRSVRAVTLRYGNKNHEAPTVVGATENYAATWNWPLSEGRDLSEDDIAHGAKVALIGDAPAKALFGDASPVGRTVMVKNLPVQIVGRLSYRGFTGGGSDVSVDDRLIMPISTLTQRFNLDRNYFRGLRVRFHDPDLIGVHMENLRALLRHEHKLGPTVPDDFTIMSASEILKFLTAFTGGLVAFLGVTAGVAILVGGFVLANLMFLGVSERRVEIGLRKAVGATSGAILIQFLSEAVYLTLAGAILGVGLGVGLGESLSRLGMLELRLSPKIFVLSLAAALAIALAFGLRPARKAADLDPIEALRGGGE; from the coding sequence ATGGCCGTGTGGCGCGTTCTTAGCCGCTATCCGCGCCTGCTATGGCGTCTGCAGGGCGTGGCCGGCCAAGCCCTGCTGGCCCACAAAGCGCGCAGCTTCTTTGTCGTTGCCGCCGTGGCCATGGGCATCGCGGCGCTCACCGTCATCGTCGCCTCGGTGGACGGCGCGCGGCGAAAGGCCCTGGAAATCGTCGATTTCTTTGGCCCGGACGCGGTGCTGGTCCTTGGCGGCGACATCGAGAACCGGCCCGTTGGCCAGCGCACAAATACCCTCACCTGGTCTGACGCCCGGGCCATCGCCCGCTCCTTGCCCGGGGCCTACGCCGTGCTGCCCATGCGCTCGGTGCGGGCCGTGACCCTGCGCTACGGCAACAAGAACCACGAGGCCCCCACCGTGGTCGGAGCCACCGAGAATTACGCCGCCACCTGGAACTGGCCCCTGTCCGAGGGCCGCGACCTGTCCGAGGACGACATCGCCCACGGGGCCAAGGTGGCGCTCATCGGCGACGCCCCGGCCAAGGCTCTTTTCGGCGACGCCTCGCCGGTCGGGCGCACGGTCATGGTGAAAAATCTGCCCGTGCAGATCGTCGGGCGACTGTCCTACCGGGGCTTTACCGGCGGCGGCTCGGACGTGTCCGTGGATGACCGCCTCATCATGCCCATCTCCACCCTGACCCAGCGTTTCAACCTGGACCGCAACTACTTCCGGGGCCTTCGCGTGCGCTTCCACGATCCGGACCTCATCGGGGTCCACATGGAAAACCTGCGCGCCCTGCTGCGCCACGAACACAAGCTCGGCCCCACCGTCCCCGACGATTTCACCATCATGTCGGCCAGCGAGATCCTCAAGTTCCTGACAGCCTTTACCGGTGGACTGGTGGCCTTTCTCGGGGTCACGGCCGGAGTGGCCATCCTGGTCGGCGGTTTCGTGCTGGCCAACCTCATGTTTCTGGGCGTCAGCGAACGACGCGTGGAGATCGGGCTGCGCAAGGCCGTGGGGGCCACCTCCGGGGCCATCCTCATCCAGTTTTTGTCCGAGGCCGTCTACCTGACCCTGGCCGGAGCCATCCTCGGCGTGGGACTCGGGGTGGGCCTGGGCGAGTCCCTGTCACGCCTGGGAATGCTGGAACTGCGCCTGTCGCCCAAAATCTTCGTCCTGTCCCTGGCCGCCGCTCTGGCCATCGCCCTGGCCTTCGGCCTGCGCCCGGCCCGCAAGGCGGCTGACCTCGACCCCATCGAGGCCCTGCGCGGCGGCGGCGAATAG